The genomic stretch ACTTCAGCATTATTAACAACACTCGAAATGATGTGTTgccatcaccattatccaattccaATGATTTATagtcaacctaaatagaaattctgtataaattaagCAGCAGCTCTCCATTTTCTATGCCAATCCATCCCTTAGTTACCTGTACTCTAgatttcaactccttgaattggcTTCTAatacttagttcatatcagtgagatcatagaatatttgtcctttgtgccAGACTTATGTCATTGAGCACAATATTCTTATATTCATCTATCTTGCTGCATACATCAGGACTTCATGCCTTTTTTACAACTGAATTATATTTCAtggtacgtatataccacattttggtttttccattcataggttgatggatGCTTGAATTCTTTCCATCTTTCAGGAAATGTGAATAATTTGCATGCAAATGTCTGTTGGCATTAgtgttttcagttattttggatatattcctggtAGAAGGATTGATGGATCCTGTGCAATTTCTATATtgaacttcctgaggaactaccagtGTTAACCAGTATCCCAACCTTATTATATTACCAAATATCTTCCATAGTGGTTGTGCCATTCTTCCTTCCCAACAGTCAAGGAGTGTTCcttcttctccacatcctctctatcacttgttggttctgttttttttaataaagaccATTCAATGAGATGTGAGATAatatccattcagtgggttatgtaaggatatacaatgtcttccatctgtccctgaaatatcattcaggataactcatAGTCCCAGAATTGCCCCTATataacacctctttttccctcttcctgccttcagcaactccaggatctactgtctccacatcaataatataatttctcccacttctaaagtcacaataattaaatagcagaatactagtaagaccactctagtccatattttattttccaatcttGAAGactctgggttggtgatgtccattccatctcttaattgagagggtcctttgattccacatggttgatggatggggctcccctgcttgcagttttagactttctcagttccttggtgtgactgatatccatcctcacctccttgttagctgatctgggtaagtccaatgaactggatgtTGAAGGTGTTTCAACTTCACTGAGGCTCACAGCCCAGCTGGCAagtggacaacccagagattcaagtctcctgagcatacaccaaacctaGTGCCTACCAAAGTTTCAATGAAAGCTTCAGAAGATGcctgtgtagagaagtcacatctgtgtccaactcagtcacacttaggagcacaaagtCCAAACTAGGGCCCGCTGGCAAGACACCAGACCACcagactctggagccatctgccatgacaacaGGACCTGGgagtctccatagccctcaggaatacCACTACCTGGGGCAGTATCAACTTTGGCTGTCTataagatcctgctgaaatgtgtatAAGCATGATCCCTCTtaggacctcctgactcattttgaagtctcttagccatattaactcatttgtcttcatgatttcccccttttatcaaggtctttttccagttgcatcaccagccagtgcttggtagtaatccctcatcaCTAGGTAAactcatcctgggagtcatgtcccattcaaGAGGGAATGTAAtgcacttatatgctgagtttggcttagagactagccacatttgaagAACGTGAAGGCTTTCAGGTGATAACTATTAGGTACCCTGCaatactaggccaagttgaaattacaagcaaaaatctcataagcatagtcatcaatattaagggcccatcactggaccatacTTCTTCACTGTTTATTGCCCCTACATTTGAGGGAGTGTTACTGTTCCACTGGGGACTGTGGCAGAGATCTCCAGGATGGAAGCCCAATACTCCaccagttgtcatgtgaatctctactcACTGTGGCCATACCtgatgaacatctgaacataccTATATACCCAATATGCATGCCTAGGTGGACTCCATCTGATGTATCCCACATGAATGACAACCCACATCATTCCTCCTaacctgccatagctgaaccccaaggtgatccaaaacttcttcaaaagtgaagcctaattgttgcatcataacctgaaatctgcccacttccctagcaacagctaacagcacaaaaccacaagtccgcccacaagtttctgccaatccccagccgccccgtagccctcactcctcctgctctaccccgccctcctcattctctatataacccactgcacttccttaataaaccggacttgcgtaccagacctggtctccgcggcattctttctcccctcgccgcgcgtcctccatgcctgagagcccctctgaggctgtctgccgcagcctcagacgcctttgcggccagctgacccctccaaacccccccgtcagcgtcggggtgcaagccgccccagccgcaactggcgccccaacgtggtggcagttcaagtccggtccgacgtgaccactgcctcacccccgtgggacctcgctcccaccccttcgccgcactctcaaggtaaggacccccgttatcggcccccggcagaaaaatgggcgggcgtctatcttcccgccaagcgccgcaagtcagagcgctTGCTGGCCTCCTAGACACTAATGGCGTTAGGGTTTCCCTCCGCCACctgcaaaagtactgggatctcctcctgcctttcaatccgtggctggccacctgccacctttggagcccagacACTTACTCGCATCTCATTGACCGCGTCACCTCCTCTATGGAGCATGAGGGCAGGTCAtttccccctggcctcctgcccatgCTTGTGGCCATCCGCGCCTGCCTCCTTGGCACGCCTGCCCCGAAAGACGCTTACCAGGTTTCCGCCGGGGCTGCTGCGCGGCCGCTCGACTGCGACCCTGATAAGGGGGACACTCCCGACTCAGATACTGAGTCCTTATCTAGTCAGCTCAATGCCGACCTTGAGCTCCATCCTCTTCAGGACgaccaagatggcgaacttcctccttcttcttcgctTGAAAGGGGGAAGTTCCCGCCTGGCCACCAAGATggcacacttcctccttcttcttcgccTGAAGGGAGGAAGTATGGGCCCTCAGGCGGAAATCCCGCCTCTCTTTACCCGCCTCTTCCGgtcactccgccatcttggcgcagaccggaaggagagcctccgccatcttggcgcagggcggaaggagagcctccgccatcttggtgcagggcggaaggagagcctccgccatcttatAAATCACCGGAAGCCTTGCCGCGGACATTTTGTCTGCCGGAAACTGctctgcagccatcttgtttgCAACCGGAAGGAGAGCCCCCACCATCTTGTTTGCAACCGGAAACTCCTCTGCGTCCATCTTGGCCCCCCTCTCAGACAACATGGCCGCCACCTCCTCCATTGGCCGCTCCGCCGGCACCAGCGTCCAGGCCTTGGACCAGTTCAGACACATGGCTGGGCCACTCCGGCCCACCCATGACAGGGGCCACCCCTCACCTCTTCCCTTTGAACCCAGCGCCCTCTCAAGCGCGCCCCCAGCAATGGCTCCCTTTCACCACTGATGAAATTAAAAACCTTAGATGCGCAGTTAAGGAGGATGGCATTGGGAGTCCGTACGCCCAACAGCTGCTCGAGGAACTTGGGGCACAACTTGTTCTCCCCTATGATTGGATTTCACTTGCCCGGGCCATTCTGGCCCCAGGACAGTTCGTGGAATGGAGATGCCACTTCCAGGCAGAGGCTGAGAGGCGCATCGCCGAGAATGCCAGTGCAGGTATCCAGGACCCCCCAGAGGCGTACACAGGCATTGGTACTTTCACCGATCCTGTGCAGTACCGCAATGCGCCCCCCGGTTTTTGGCTCCGGCTTAGAGAACTAGCCCTGCGATCCTTCCGCAATGTCTCTGCCACAAGACCTCAAAAGCTCGCCCAGATGACCCAGGGCAAAGACAAAGATTTCGCTACCTTTGTCGCCCGCGTCATCGAGGCCTGCCAGCGTAAGGTCCGCGGAGAGGAGGCCCAGGTCGCTCTCGCCAAAGATCTCATCGTTGAAGGATGCCTCGATGCTTGCCGGCAGATTATCCTCACCATGCGGGATAAGGGCGTCCATGACTGGGTCTTGGCTTGCCGCAACCTTGACCCGCAGGCCACTAGCCTCGCCAAAGCCATCGCCACGGCCCTAGCCATTTCTTCCGGGTGCTTCAGATGCGGTGAGACGGGCCACTTCGCCCGAGACTGCCCACAATTGCAGACCGAGAGACCACCCCTCCCAGCATCCGGCAGCCGCCCTCCATCCCACCCGAGAGGGCCTTCCACCCCATGCCCTCGATGCagaaaaggatatcattgggcccgcgactgccgctccGCTCAAAGCCCTCGccaacctttaaactcccagcggggcaagcctcagccctgccccaaagaggccacccaccagagagcccccaagccttgatgtggacggttcccatcagaagctcctccaagcctgtcatgGAGCTCAAAATCGAAGGGCAATGGTTAGAGGGACTGCTCGACTCCGGTGCAGAGGTCTCCTGCATCCcgtttgaaatcgccgccttcaaccactgggctcTTGAGCAGGGGCCTCAGGTAATTGGGGCCACAGGCTCCGCCGAGTCCTGGAGATGCGCCACTCCTATCAAATGGGAGGACCGAGAGGGCCGGCACGGTCGCTTCTgccccctcatcctctccaccGTTGGTGGTATTCTCTGGGGAAGAGATATCCTCAGCCAAACGGGAGCCATCCTCACTACTGAGGCCCTCTCGCTCAGCCTGCCCCCCCCCTAgcgggggccactgctcccatcacaacgcctgaccctatccctctggaatgggacacagaggagcccatctgggtcgagcagtggcccttgccatcttACAAACTGCAAGCCCTCTCCACTCTCGTCGAAGAGCAGTTACGGGCAggacacattgaaccttccactagtccctacaattcacctgtCTTTGTTATTACCAAGAAAAGCAGTGGCAAATATCGCCTTCTCCATGACCTACATGaggtcaacaagcacatcaagccaatgggATCGCCGCAGCCAGGGTGCCCGCACCCCACCGCTGTCCCTCAGCACATGCACGCGGCCATCATCGACATCgaggactgcttcttctccattcctctcCATCCACGAGACTGCCCACGGTTCGCCTTCACGGTGCCTCAAACAAACCATCGAGGTGCAGCCCAGCGTTACCAATGGAGAGTCCTCCCTCAAGGAATGCGcaacagcccggccatctgccaacTCTTTGTCGATCGCGCAGTCGATCCACTCCACAAGAAGGCCCACAGGCGCGCCCACatcatccactacatggacgatctGCTCATTGCCGCTAAGGATCCTCGTGAGCTGGAAACTCTCGTCTCGGAGCTTCTCCACAATCTCTCACAGATCAGACTTACTGTTCAGCCTGACAAGATTCGCCTTCAATCCCCCTTTCAATTTTTGGGGTTTCACTTTCACCACCATGTTAAGCCAGTAGCACCAAAGCTACAGGTGTCGCCCAAGATGTCTCTAACAGAGCTACAGCAGCTCTGCGGCCAAATCAGTTGGCTTTGGTCAGTGCTCCCCATCACCACGGCTCAACTTCAGCCTCTTTTCGAGCTCCTCCAGACTAAGGATCTTCCAGCCGACGCAGTCACCCGCCCCATCGTCATCACTCCAGCAGCCCGAGCGGCTGTGCAGGATGTCAACGAGGCCCTTCAGGCCTGCCGCCTCGAGCGCTATGCCCCAGGACTGCCAATCCTCGCACTGGTTCTTCCCACGCCAGTAAAGCCCACTGGACTCCTCTGGCAAGACGGGCCACTGCTCTGGCTACACACTTCCAAGAgtaagctcccaaaaatctgccccttCACAAGGGCATGGATCGCCCTCGCCTCCGACCTTGTAGGGCTATGTGTGCATACCTACGGAGTTCCTCCTTCCACAATCGTCTGGCCCTTTGACGCCAAGGCTACTACCAACCTGCTCATCCACGACGTGGACATGCAAGTGCTCGCTGAAACTTTCAGAGGCTctttcgacaaccactatcctcatcaccgactTCTCCAAGGCCTCTCGCGACTCGCATTCTCCACTCCGTTCCATCCATTGCCGGCCAGGAAACCTCTTCCACACGCAGTAACGGCCTTTACAGATGCCTCAAAGACCTCCTATGCTGCGGTCATCTATTCACCTGGTTCCCCAACGCCACGAACCCTTGTGTTTTCAAACGCGTTCTCCGTCCAAGTCGGAGAACTGCTCGCAGTCGCTGTTGCTCTGCACACCTGCCCCAACCAGCCGCTCAATATCTTCACAGACAGTTTATACACCCTGCAGGTGTGCCATGCCTTGCCTCTTGCCACCTTCTTCCCTACGGATACAGCCATCGATAGGGCGCTTCAGTTTCTCCAGCACCAATTAGAAGCCAGAGACCACCCTTGGTTCATCACTCACATCAGAAGTCACAGCGGCCTCCCTGGCCCGCTAACCGCTGGAAATCAAGCCGCCGACCATGCTGTCCAGCCATCACCAGCTCAGGCGTCACCAGCACAGCACGCTGCGCTCGCCTGCCACAGCATGCCTTGCACATGCCAACCACGGCACACCGCACTTGCCAACCACAGCGTGCCCTGGCCGCTTTATCTTGGGGACGTTGTCAACCAGGCCAAGCTACTGCATGCGCAGTTCCACTTCTCAGTGCGCTCAATTCATAAGCTCTTTCCCAATCTGCCCATGGAAACCTGTAAGCACCTCGTGCGCTCTTGCCGCACCTGCGCGCCTCTCTTACCCCTCGGCCCATTACAGCCACAGGGCGTCAACCTGCGAGGTCTTCGcccaaactcccgatggcaaatggacgttacTCATGTCAACTCTTTTGGAAGACTCAAGTTCCTGCATGTTGCCGTCGACACCTTCTCGCACATGTGCTACGCCCTGCCCcttccaggagaaacagccaaacacGCCATCCGTGCGCTACGCCAAGCCATCCTTTttatgggcgttccatgggacctcaaaacagacaatggcccCGCTTATCGGAGCTCCGCCTTTGCTGCCTTCCTACAAATGTACAAGATCACACATCATTTCAGGGTTCCCtacaacccacaaggacaaggcaTCGTCGAGCGCAttaaccaacagctcaagctcctTATTCACAAAGAGCAAAACGAAGCTCCTCTAAAGCCACCAGGAGACGTTGTTACCGCCTGCTTAATTCACTTGAACTTGCTCACATTTGACAAGAAAGGCCTTTCTCCCACCCACAAGCATTGGGGCCCCATGTGGCGTCCCACCCAAGCCcctcttgtccattggaaagacccccaaACTAACCACTGGCAACGaccagcccccctccttgcccaagggcgaggttttgcttgtgtctttccagattctgagccgcagccccTGTGGATCCCAGCTCGTCTGATCCGTCCTGCCACAGTGCCTGCAACGGACCACACCCCTTCACCCGACGATCTGGCACCCTTCACCGCCGTCCGACGCACGCCGGTGCCAGCACCTCCAGAGAACGCTGCGCCTGCGCCATCAAGCAACGCTCCACCACCGAGCACCCCGTCTTCGTTCGCCCCCCGAGACGACTACGCCAATGGAGCAGAGGACTGAAGCTCGTCTGTACccagtccttctcctcctccttcctcttctcccgcCTATCTTCTCCAACCCCTCACACCAACCCTTCAACTGGACGCTCAccctttggcagcaggaaaagctcctcgctgtAAATGTCACTGCAAGCGCTCCTTCCTTCACCGTGCACATCTGTAATCTCACCAACCTAGCTTACACGTCCAGTTATAGCAGTGCCTTCGATAGCTGCTCCCTTCATTGCTATACTTCACCCCCATCGCGCCGCAGCAGGCGTACCCCTGCAGCCACGTACGGTGCGGGCCTCCCCAAAAAGTGCCGTGGCCCCAATGATAACCATTTCTCAGGTTTctacatctgtccatccaccgccagaggatgccatgaccctgcacactattactgcccttcctgggggtgcgagacCATCGCCTACAGATGGCCCggtgcccctaacaaagacccctaTATTAAGCTCATCCACAGCGGCGCAAACTGGCGCTCCGTCACCCTACGAGTCAAAAATCCCCTAGATCCAGTCTGGCTGtctggccgcacgtggggagTCCGCCTGTATGCAACCGGCTACGACTACGGtgcctttatcattataaaaaaagagccgattcccacacgttccatcccagtgggcccaaatcaggttctcaatcctccacaggcacagcctccctctcccccccactccGCCTCACCCTCTCCCTCGCCCAGCACCCCCCTCGCTACTGCCCCCCTtacctcccacaaccccaagtctcgcttaccccctactcagtATTCTAGCCCTCTCATTAACCTAATTAGAGCCTCCTACATCTCTCTGAatatctcccaccccaacctaactgcaaactgctggctttgtctctctccctctcttcctctatatgAGCCTGTTGCCACTAACCTCGCCTTCAGTGAATCCTTTGAACATAATCCTGCTGAATGCAATTGGAACGCCTCTTCtatccccttaacctttcaatctgtttcctccacagggcgctgtgttcattctcgccaaggtccccatcccctcctaaatgcctgctccaactactcctctcccaacatttccgccaaattcttaatcccccttaacacctcccaatggctttgcacctccaccggactaaccccctgcctcaacgtcgcTACCCTCAATGccaccaatgaaacctgtctactcattctcctagcccctcgagtccttttccaCAGTGACGAAGAGTTCTTCTCCGCCCTTCAGAGTCACaaactccctgctcacctccagaagagagaacccttcaccatcctcacagttgctacccttctaggtctcacCGGGGCAGGCACGGGAATCGCCGCTCTTAccacacaatcctcttccctttcctccctcaggcaagctgtcgacagtgatatctcccacctccaagtcgctatctcccatcttaaaaactctctcaattccctttctgaggtagttctccaaaaccgccggagccttgaccttctcctcctcaaggagggaggcctttgtgccgcccttggagaagagtgctgtaTATACGCCAATTCTACTGGCCTTGCCGAGGACAGCCTAAGAAAGGTCCGAGAAGGACTAGAGTGGCGCCAAAAAGAGCGTGAAGCCACTAACTATTTTTCCGGAgtcttccataccctcctcccatacctcctccctctcctaggcccgctaataataattctcctagctcttaccatagggccctgggctgtcaagaagatcatccagctcgccaaggaccaaaccaacgcaatcctcacgtccttcgtgcgcatccagtaccatcagctcaccactgaagacagcccccccaacgagccctgctcagcccaccccaagaagaaatcaagaacaacccaACACCTAAAAACCCCGCAACGCATCCCATTGCTCCCCCAGCCCGCACGTTCCCCACCTTAACAGCCAACTTcactcccctccccagctgccgCCACCCTAGAACTGCTTAACAATCAATAGGGAGCAGGGGCGGGGCAGGCCCGAGTCTGGATGGCAGGCGTAGCCGCACCTAGTGGGGGAAGTGGACAGCCCACCACTCACGTGTAGCACAGCTGGTCTGTTCTGCTTGCCTGCCACTCTTTGGACCTGCCACTAGCCCCCTGTTAGCGGCCAACATAGCCAGCACACGTCCATAAGTACACACCCAAGCAAACCTCTCACCTATACCCCccctaataaaaaagagaaaaaggggcaaatgttgcataacctgaaatctgcccacttccctagcaacagctaacagcacaaaaccacaagtccgcccacaagtttctgccaatccccagccgccccgtagcccttactcctcctgctctaccccgccctcctcattctctatataacccactgcacttccttaataaaccggacttgcgtaccagacctggtctccgcggcattctttctcccctcgccgcgcatcctccatgcctgagagcccctctgaggctgtctgccgcagcctcagacgcctttgcgcccag from Dasypus novemcinctus isolate mDasNov1 chromosome 17, mDasNov1.1.hap2, whole genome shotgun sequence encodes the following:
- the LOC139436720 gene encoding endogenous retrovirus group K member 8 Gag polyprotein-like; the encoded protein is MGGRLSSRQAPQVRALAGLLDTNGVRVSLRHLQKYWDLLLPFNPWLATCHLWSPDTYSHLIDRVTSSMEHEGRSFPPGLLPMLVAIRACLLGTPAPKDAYQVSAGAAARPLDCDPDKGDTPDSDTESLSSQLNADLELHPLQDDQDGELPPSSSLERGKFPPGHQDGTLPPSSSPEGRKYGPSGGNPASLYPPLPVTPPSWRRPEGEPPPSWRRAEGEPPPSWCRAEGEPPPSYKSPEALPRTFCLPETALQPSCLQPEGEPPPSCLQPETPLRPSWPPSQTTWPPPPPLAAPPAPASRPWTSSDTWLGHSGPPMTGATPHLFPLNPAPSQARPQQWLPFTTDEIKNLRCAVKEDGIGSPYAQQLLEELGAQLVLPYDWISLARAILAPGQFVEWRCHFQAEAERRIAENASAGIQDPPEAYTGIGTFTDPVQYRNAPPGFWLRLRELALRSFRNVSATRPQKLAQMTQGKDKDFATFVARVIEACQRKVRGEEAQVALAKDLIVEGCLDACRQIILTMRDKGVHDWVLACRNLDPQATSLAKAIATALAISSGCFRCGETGHFARDCPQLQTERPPLPASGSRPPSHPRGPSTPCPRCRKGYHWARDCRSAQSPRQPLNSQRGKPQPCPKEATHQRAPKP